Proteins encoded within one genomic window of Jiangella mangrovi:
- a CDS encoding L-fucose/L-arabinose isomerase family protein: MARIGLLTISDGRDFVHRDIEAWARSSEDAIAAALEGAGHEVVRAAEPVWTNALASSLARQVAEARPDVTIFNYSVWAFPHFSMLAADATPGPLVLLSNIDPVQPGMVGMLAAGGALDQIGRVHGRVWGDVADPETLGRLLVHVRAAQAVGGLRGSTFGRFGGRPMGMYTAVANSDQWLSTFGVDVEEIDQWEIVRRSELVSPARAKEGREWLETHATVHYDGKQLTPELLERQIRSYHAVRELIDEWNLDFSGIKGQPELTTHFTTMDITEAFLNDPYDWEGPKPTHVTATESDMDAALTMQILKLISGDPVLFADVRHYHADRDIWDLCNSGQHATWYAARSDDPAENLRRVHLYPEVFFFPAGGASVHHVAAPGDMTLTRLTRHSGRYRMQVVRGAFEDYGDEVNEQLARQSTFEWPHAFTRMDVPADEFLSRFGANHIHAVPGDYVAELEQVCRLLDVDYQPLGG, from the coding sequence GTGGCACGGATCGGCCTGCTGACCATCTCCGACGGGCGCGACTTCGTGCACCGCGACATCGAGGCCTGGGCCCGCTCGTCGGAGGACGCGATCGCCGCGGCGCTGGAGGGCGCCGGGCACGAGGTGGTGCGGGCGGCGGAGCCGGTGTGGACGAACGCGCTGGCCTCCAGCCTGGCCCGGCAGGTCGCCGAGGCACGGCCCGACGTCACGATCTTCAACTACTCCGTCTGGGCGTTCCCGCACTTCTCGATGCTCGCGGCCGACGCGACGCCGGGGCCGCTGGTGCTGCTGTCGAACATCGACCCCGTCCAGCCGGGCATGGTCGGCATGCTGGCCGCGGGCGGCGCGCTGGACCAGATCGGCCGCGTGCACGGGCGGGTGTGGGGCGACGTCGCCGACCCCGAGACGCTGGGGCGGCTGCTCGTGCACGTCCGCGCGGCGCAGGCGGTTGGCGGGCTGCGCGGCAGCACGTTCGGCCGGTTCGGCGGCCGGCCCATGGGCATGTACACCGCCGTCGCCAACAGCGACCAGTGGCTGTCGACGTTCGGCGTCGACGTCGAGGAGATCGACCAGTGGGAGATCGTCCGCCGCTCCGAGCTGGTGTCGCCGGCCCGGGCCAAGGAGGGCCGCGAGTGGCTCGAGACGCACGCCACCGTCCACTACGACGGCAAGCAGCTCACCCCTGAGCTGCTGGAGCGGCAGATCCGGTCGTATCACGCGGTGCGCGAGCTGATCGACGAGTGGAACCTCGACTTCTCCGGCATCAAGGGCCAGCCGGAGCTGACCACGCACTTCACCACCATGGACATCACCGAGGCGTTCCTCAACGACCCGTACGACTGGGAGGGCCCGAAGCCGACCCACGTCACCGCGACGGAGTCGGACATGGACGCCGCGCTGACCATGCAGATCCTCAAGCTGATCTCGGGCGACCCGGTGCTCTTCGCCGACGTGCGGCACTACCACGCCGACCGCGACATCTGGGACCTGTGCAACTCCGGCCAGCACGCTACCTGGTACGCGGCCCGCAGTGACGACCCGGCCGAGAACCTGCGCCGGGTGCACCTGTACCCGGAGGTGTTCTTCTTCCCGGCCGGCGGCGCGTCGGTGCACCACGTCGCGGCGCCGGGCGACATGACGCTGACCCGGCTCACGCGGCACAGCGGCCGCTACCGCATGCAGGTCGTGCGCGGCGCGTTCGAGGACTACGGCGACGAGGTCAACGAGCAGCTGGCGCGGCAGTCGACGTTCGAGTGGCCGCACGCGTTCACCCGCATGGACGTGCCGGCCGACGAGTTCCTGTCGCGGTTCGGCGCCAACCACATCCACGCCGTCCCGGGCGACTACGTGGCCGAGCTCGAGCAGGTCTGCCGGCTGCTCGACGTCGACTACCAGCCGCTGGGCGGGTAG
- a CDS encoding glycoside hydrolase family 172 protein, with the protein MTGPLSNLPRLTGTRSARASSWDRTGGNDDRLTIAPGETALLAAVDEPGVVRHIWVTIACEDEHYLRKIVLRMYWDGADTPCVEAPVGDYFGLGHAQHRNFVSLPLQMSPQDGKAFNCWFPMPFDSARLEVANECGTDVIFYYYVDYELTGEPDTRAGRFHTQWRRQNPTDGLADESGLTNSEFQFGGTNTDGAGNYVLLDAAGEGHYVGCHVDIENLRQVGPAQFNWYGEGDDMIFVDGEPFPPALHGTGTEDYFNTAWCPSEEYNAPYHGIVLPGGQNWSGKISLYRYHVEDPVRFQRSIRVTIEHGHDNHRSDDWSSTAYWYQTEPHAPFPPLPAVGDRLPRPGERLF; encoded by the coding sequence ATGACCGGACCCCTGTCGAACCTGCCGCGGCTCACCGGCACCCGCAGCGCCCGCGCGTCCAGCTGGGACCGGACGGGCGGCAACGACGACCGTCTGACCATCGCGCCGGGTGAGACGGCGCTGCTGGCGGCCGTCGACGAGCCGGGCGTCGTCCGGCACATCTGGGTGACCATCGCCTGCGAGGACGAGCACTACCTGCGCAAGATCGTGCTGCGGATGTACTGGGACGGCGCCGACACCCCGTGCGTCGAGGCGCCGGTGGGCGACTACTTCGGGCTCGGGCACGCGCAGCACCGCAACTTCGTGTCGCTGCCGCTGCAGATGAGCCCGCAGGACGGCAAGGCGTTCAACTGCTGGTTCCCGATGCCGTTCGACTCCGCCCGGCTCGAGGTGGCGAACGAGTGCGGCACCGACGTGATCTTCTACTACTACGTCGACTACGAGCTCACCGGCGAGCCCGACACGCGGGCCGGCCGGTTCCACACGCAGTGGCGGCGGCAGAACCCGACCGACGGACTGGCCGACGAGTCCGGGCTGACCAACAGCGAGTTCCAGTTCGGCGGCACCAACACCGACGGCGCCGGCAACTACGTGCTGCTGGACGCCGCGGGCGAGGGCCACTACGTCGGCTGCCACGTCGACATCGAGAACCTGCGCCAGGTCGGGCCCGCCCAGTTCAACTGGTACGGCGAGGGTGACGACATGATCTTCGTCGACGGCGAGCCGTTCCCGCCGGCGCTGCACGGCACCGGGACCGAGGACTACTTCAACACCGCCTGGTGCCCGTCCGAGGAGTACAACGCGCCTTACCACGGCATCGTGCTGCCGGGCGGGCAGAACTGGTCCGGGAAGATCTCCCTCTACCGCTACCACGTCGAGGACCCGGTCCGGTTCCAGCGGTCGATCAGGGTGACCATCGAGCACGGGCACGACAACCACCGCTCCGACGACTGGTCCAGCACGGCGTACTGGTACCAGACCGAGCCGCACGCCCCGTTCCCGCCGCTGCCGGCCGTCGGCGACCGCCTGCCGCGGCCGGGCGAGCGGCTGTTCTGA
- a CDS encoding ABC transporter substrate-binding protein — translation MAGSRPHVLTRRQFTTRMVAAGASAGILGPLLSSCGGGDDSSSDGGGPIQFWKFVAEGDDPQIEAAIERWNAENADMQVEFQTFPFADYTGTKLTTAFAAGNGPDVFWISPGAFLNYVNTGVSAPVDDLVDKGGYNPASVAAVTVDGAMQALPFEIEPVALFYREDHLADAGLEPPTTWDGLFSAAQELTSGDRKGIIIEVAPGPYQNFTWYPFLWSAGGEVVNEDSTESALRSPEAAAAFDLWGRLVTEGYAPNDNATSTTDIGTLGRGETSMQVCGFWAIAALQEEFADQPINVIPIPAPDGGSPVSVYGGWTQMLNAESPRLDAAKAFTKWLWVDDDVFAEEWACRAGSKFSPREAVNEACADVFGAATHSVFADQILPIARAEPRYPDQVVKAVGDGLQAAMFRGASGEEAAALAADAIDTFLSSYQGAPLNPETT, via the coding sequence ATGGCCGGTTCCCGCCCCCACGTGCTCACCCGCCGTCAGTTCACCACCAGGATGGTCGCCGCCGGCGCGTCCGCCGGCATCCTCGGACCGCTGCTCTCCTCGTGCGGAGGTGGCGACGACAGCAGCAGTGACGGCGGCGGGCCGATCCAGTTCTGGAAGTTCGTCGCCGAGGGCGACGACCCGCAGATCGAGGCGGCGATCGAGCGCTGGAACGCCGAGAACGCCGACATGCAGGTGGAGTTCCAGACCTTCCCGTTCGCCGACTACACCGGCACCAAGCTGACCACCGCGTTCGCCGCCGGCAACGGCCCGGACGTGTTCTGGATCAGTCCCGGCGCGTTCCTCAACTACGTCAACACCGGGGTGTCCGCGCCGGTCGACGACCTCGTCGACAAGGGCGGGTACAACCCGGCGTCCGTTGCCGCCGTCACCGTCGACGGGGCGATGCAGGCGCTGCCGTTCGAGATCGAGCCGGTGGCTCTGTTCTACCGCGAGGACCACCTGGCCGACGCCGGCCTCGAGCCGCCCACCACCTGGGACGGGCTGTTCTCCGCCGCCCAGGAGCTCACCTCGGGAGATCGCAAGGGCATCATCATCGAGGTCGCGCCCGGCCCGTACCAGAACTTCACCTGGTACCCGTTCCTCTGGAGCGCCGGCGGCGAGGTCGTCAACGAGGACTCCACCGAGTCCGCGCTGCGCTCCCCCGAGGCGGCCGCGGCGTTCGACCTCTGGGGGCGCCTCGTCACCGAGGGCTACGCGCCCAACGACAACGCGACGTCCACCACCGACATCGGCACTCTCGGCCGGGGCGAGACGTCCATGCAGGTCTGCGGGTTCTGGGCCATCGCCGCACTGCAGGAGGAGTTCGCCGACCAGCCGATCAACGTCATCCCCATCCCCGCGCCCGACGGCGGCAGCCCCGTCTCGGTCTACGGCGGCTGGACGCAGATGCTCAACGCCGAGAGCCCGCGCCTGGACGCGGCGAAGGCGTTCACGAAGTGGCTCTGGGTCGACGACGACGTGTTCGCCGAGGAGTGGGCCTGCCGGGCCGGCTCGAAGTTCTCCCCGCGCGAGGCGGTCAACGAGGCCTGCGCCGACGTGTTCGGCGCCGCCACGCACAGCGTGTTCGCCGACCAGATCCTGCCCATCGCCCGGGCCGAGCCGCGCTACCCCGACCAGGTGGTCAAGGCCGTCGGCGACGGCCTGCAGGCGGCGATGTTCCGTGGCGCGAGCGGCGAGGAGGCGGCGGCGCTGGCGGCCGACGCCATCGACACGTTCCTGTCCTCCTACCAGGGGGCGCCGCTCAACCCCGAGACCACGTGA
- a CDS encoding ABC transporter permease subunit produces the protein MSSAVGTAPPRWWRTRRGEQRLVGYAFLLPDLLGLAVFVALPILGAFYISFHDWTGIGAREWTGTANYETLLHDQAFRDSLKITAVYTVTFVPLLFVLSLALALLVNRGLALSGFFRSAYFAPFMVSLVVASVVWGFMLQDPGGVLNAVLGLFGIDPQPWLGSTRLAMVSVILVTLWQGVGYSMIIFLTGLQDIPKVYYEAAVVDGAGAWRRFRGITLPLLRPTSVFVLLITFISALQLFDPIYVLTQGGPAGATRTTVVYIYETAFQFLQLGYASALSVALFVIILVFSLLQLRIFRHESYD, from the coding sequence GTGAGCAGCGCCGTCGGCACCGCGCCGCCTCGGTGGTGGCGGACCCGGCGCGGCGAGCAGCGACTGGTCGGGTACGCGTTCCTACTGCCGGACCTGCTGGGCCTGGCGGTGTTCGTGGCGCTGCCGATCCTGGGCGCGTTCTACATCTCGTTCCACGACTGGACCGGCATCGGGGCACGCGAGTGGACCGGCACCGCCAACTACGAGACCCTGCTGCACGACCAGGCGTTCCGCGACTCGCTGAAGATCACCGCCGTCTACACCGTCACGTTCGTGCCGCTGCTGTTCGTGCTGTCGCTGGCGCTGGCCCTGCTGGTCAACCGCGGGCTGGCGCTGAGCGGGTTCTTCCGGTCGGCCTACTTCGCGCCGTTCATGGTGTCGCTGGTGGTCGCGTCGGTCGTCTGGGGCTTCATGCTGCAGGACCCCGGCGGCGTGCTGAACGCGGTCCTCGGGCTGTTCGGCATCGACCCGCAGCCCTGGCTCGGCTCGACCCGGCTGGCGATGGTGTCGGTGATCCTGGTGACGCTCTGGCAGGGCGTCGGCTACAGCATGATCATCTTCCTGACCGGGCTGCAGGACATCCCGAAGGTCTACTACGAGGCGGCGGTGGTCGACGGCGCCGGCGCGTGGCGGCGCTTCCGCGGCATCACGCTGCCGCTGCTGCGGCCCACCAGCGTGTTCGTCCTGCTCATCACGTTCATCAGCGCGCTGCAACTGTTCGACCCGATCTACGTGCTGACACAGGGCGGGCCCGCGGGCGCCACCCGGACCACCGTCGTCTACATCTACGAGACCGCGTTCCAGTTCCTGCAGCTGGGCTACGCGTCGGCGCTGTCGGTGGCGCTGTTCGTGATCATCCTGGTCTTCTCCCTCCTCCAGCTACGGATCTTCCGCCATGAGTCCTACGACTGA
- a CDS encoding substrate-binding domain-containing protein — MVTIYDVARHAGVSAATVSRVLNGHVKVDPVLAGRVTDAVAQLGYRRNAVARNLRTSQTTLWAVIVSDVQNPFFTSMVRGIEDVALSAGYSVVLCNSDENPEKESNYIAAALAERMAGVVISPSSHRVDDVELLLQAGCPVVVIDRELAGISTDTVLVDNEHGAQIGTTHLADQGFRRIACIAGPRWLSTATQRLDGYGKALRAAGLPVDPALVRHADFRERGGYEAMASLLDDNAAAPPDAVFAANNLMTIGAMECLVERGIAVPSDVAIVGFDAIPWADLIRPTLTTVAQPTYEVGRRAAQLLVKRLAGPAEEPTHVVLPTALQIRASSIRVTARPR; from the coding sequence GTGGTCACCATCTACGACGTCGCACGCCACGCGGGCGTGTCGGCCGCCACCGTGTCGCGCGTGCTCAACGGCCACGTCAAGGTCGACCCCGTGCTGGCCGGGCGGGTCACCGACGCCGTCGCCCAGCTCGGCTACCGCCGCAACGCCGTCGCCCGCAACCTGCGCACCAGCCAGACCACGCTGTGGGCGGTCATCGTCTCCGACGTCCAGAACCCGTTCTTCACGTCCATGGTGCGCGGCATCGAGGACGTCGCGCTCTCCGCCGGGTACTCCGTCGTGCTCTGCAACAGCGACGAGAACCCCGAGAAGGAGTCGAACTACATCGCGGCGGCGCTGGCCGAGCGCATGGCCGGCGTGGTCATCTCGCCGTCGTCCCACCGTGTCGACGACGTCGAGCTCCTGCTCCAGGCCGGCTGCCCGGTGGTGGTCATCGACCGCGAGCTGGCCGGCATCAGCACCGACACCGTCCTCGTCGACAACGAGCACGGCGCTCAGATCGGCACCACGCACCTCGCCGACCAGGGCTTCCGCCGCATCGCCTGCATCGCCGGGCCGCGCTGGCTCAGCACCGCCACCCAGCGCCTCGACGGCTACGGCAAGGCGCTGCGCGCGGCCGGGCTGCCGGTCGACCCCGCGCTGGTGCGGCACGCTGACTTCCGCGAGCGCGGCGGCTACGAGGCCATGGCGTCGCTGCTCGACGACAACGCCGCGGCACCGCCCGACGCCGTCTTCGCCGCCAACAACCTCATGACCATCGGCGCCATGGAGTGCCTGGTCGAGCGCGGCATCGCGGTGCCGTCCGACGTCGCCATCGTCGGTTTCGACGCCATCCCGTGGGCCGACCTCATCCGGCCGACGCTGACCACCGTCGCGCAGCCCACCTACGAGGTCGGCCGACGGGCGGCGCAACTGCTGGTGAAACGGCTGGCCGGGCCCGCCGAGGAGCCCACCCACGTGGTGCTGCCGACCGCGCTGCAGATCCGGGCCAGCTCGATCCGCGTCACCGCCCGACCGCGCTGA
- a CDS encoding carbohydrate ABC transporter permease, translating into MSPTTEAAPAREAAARPPIPRRRRRHRLADRLVLYTLAILAFVVLAGPLLWMLSSSLKDGSEVLANPPTVVPRELHFQNYVDVFEQVPFARYMLNSLFVATVVTAISLLFHSMAAYSLARLRFPGRNAIFLAILSTLMVPFTVIVIPLFIIVDWLGWVDTYQGLIIPMIPHAFGIFLLRQFYLSLPRELEEAAIVDGAGLVKVYWHIVLPLSRPILAALGIFFFLANWNNFLWPLIVTQSQELWVVQLGMQQFTGQHGTQYHLIMAASTLAALPTLILFFVLQRRLVEGIKLTGLKG; encoded by the coding sequence ATGAGTCCTACGACTGAGGCCGCGCCGGCCCGCGAGGCGGCCGCCCGCCCGCCGATCCCCCGCCGTCGGCGCCGGCACCGGCTGGCCGACCGGCTGGTGCTGTACACGCTGGCGATCCTGGCGTTCGTCGTGCTGGCCGGGCCGCTGCTGTGGATGCTGTCCAGCTCGCTCAAGGACGGCTCCGAGGTGCTGGCCAACCCGCCGACCGTGGTGCCGCGCGAGCTGCACTTCCAGAACTACGTCGACGTGTTCGAACAGGTGCCGTTCGCGCGGTACATGCTGAACTCGCTGTTCGTGGCGACGGTGGTGACGGCGATATCGCTGCTGTTCCACTCGATGGCGGCCTACTCGCTGGCCCGGCTGCGCTTCCCCGGCCGCAACGCGATCTTCCTGGCGATCCTGTCGACGCTGATGGTGCCGTTCACTGTCATCGTGATCCCGCTGTTCATCATCGTCGACTGGCTCGGCTGGGTGGACACCTACCAGGGCCTGATCATCCCGATGATCCCGCACGCGTTCGGGATCTTCCTGCTGCGCCAGTTCTACCTGTCGCTGCCGCGGGAGCTCGAGGAGGCGGCGATCGTCGACGGCGCCGGGCTGGTCAAGGTGTACTGGCACATCGTGCTGCCGTTGTCGCGGCCGATCCTCGCGGCGCTGGGCATCTTCTTCTTCCTGGCCAACTGGAACAACTTCCTGTGGCCGCTGATCGTCACACAGTCGCAGGAGCTGTGGGTCGTGCAGCTGGGCATGCAGCAGTTCACCGGCCAGCACGGCACGCAGTACCACCTGATCATGGCCGCCTCGACGCTGGCGGCGCTGCCGACGCTGATCCTGTTCTTCGTCCTCCAGCGCCGGCTCGTCGAGGGCATCAAACTGACCGGCCTCAAGGGCTGA